The sequence below is a genomic window from Bacteroidales bacterium MB20-C3-3.
CCATCCAAATTGATTTAAATATTGGAAGTTTGGACTGTATTTCCACATGTTAACAGAGTTGATAGTTGCCTTTGCAGAAACTTTAGATCCAATTCCGGCCCACTTTCCGTCAAACGCCAATGCTGCTCCTCCATTTAACTCCTTTGCAAGATTCTCCCAATCCTTGTTGTCAGGTAATCTCCACCCCTCAGGGCAGGCAGTTTTTGCCTCCTCCCATGTATAAAGTCTGCCATACAGCTCTCCCAACGCCTCAATTAAAAGATATGGTTTCCCGGATCCCTTCCAGTTCAGGTTAAAGGTAAACCAGTCTAATGTCCCAATTGTTGCATAGTTGTATTTGGCTCCATCTCTATTGTCTTCGAACAATTTGTCACTTCTGACAACACCGCCAAAGCTGGTGTCCGCGTTGGGATTAACTACCGTGGTGTTGAAGGACTGAGTTTTGGTTGAGTACCTGGGGTGAGTAATATACAAAGATATTGTATAGTCACCCGGTTTAACAGGAGCTTTAATAATGATTTCACTGCCAAACAGAGAGTCAACACTAAAACCTTTAGTGAACCACTTGTATGTAAGGCTGTCAACTGGTTTGGAAATCCCTTCGGCCTTAATATCAAGGTCCTGCCCGGCAATCAGGTAGGTAGGAATATTCGCCACGAGAGCCCCCTCCATATACAATTTGGTATCCTCCTCTTCATCCTTTTTACAGGCGAAGGCAAGAATGAGCATCAGTGATAAAGATGCAAGTCTTAGCCATTTATTTTCTGTCATAATGTTGTCTAGTGCTTATATAACTCACAAAGATATGTTTTTTTATTCTAAATTTGTGCCAAACACTTCGTCACCAATGATTTTTTCAAAACAGAACCTGACTATTTTTATACTGGTGGTATCAACAGCCATTGTAGCAGTATCTTGCAATGGAGTCAGTAATTACAGAACCATTGACGGATTCACTCAGGGTACAACCTTTCATATTGTTTACTCCGGCAAAGGAGACTCTCTGAATTCAGCAGTAGACTCAATTCTTTTGAAGATTGATAACTCTCTCTCAGTTTACAACGACTCCTCTCTCATAACAGCTGTAAACCAGAATTTGGATGTATATGTCGATACTCTTTTTGAGAATGTATTTAAGAGATCTGTAGATATATGGAGGGAGAGCGACGGAGCTTTTGACATATCAGCGGCGCCATATTTTGAGGTATGGGGATTTGGCAAGGGGGAGAAAAGAGAGGTTACTCCCCAGATGATTGACAGCATAAAGGCCTTTGTGGGGATGGACAAGGTGGCACTAAGTGAGGGTAAAGTAGTAAAATCAGATAATCGTTTAACTCTTAATGTCAATGCAATTGCTCAGGGTTACACTGCAGATGTTATAGCTTATGAGTTTGACAGAAGAGGTATCGATAATTACCTGGTTGAGGTAGGCGGAGAGATATTTTGTAAAGGGGTAAATCCATCCGGGAAGAGGTGGAGTGTTGGAATTGACAGACCTGAGGAGGGTAATATGATTCAGGGTGGAGATATTCAGACAGTGATCCTGCTCTCGGGGAGAGGCCTTGCGACCTCAGGAAACTACAGGAAATTTATTGAGGAGAACGGAGTAAAATACTCACATACAATAAACCCTGCCACTGGCCGGCCTGTTAAGCATAATCTGCTTAGCGCAACAGTGATTGCCTCTGATGCGATGACTGCTGATGCATACGCAACCTGGTTCATGGTTGTTGGTCTTGACAGAGCAGTAGAGATTATTGAATCAAGAAATGATATTGATGCTTTGTTAATTTATGATAAGGATGGAGAGTTTAAACTTTACCAATCAAAAGGTCTTGAAATAAACAAATAGATTATGAGCGATAAAATTTCCAGAAGAGGATTTATAAAATCATCACTGTTTGCCGGAGCGGCGCTGGGACTGGGTTTTAGTGATATTACAAAACTAAGGGCAAACAACCGTTTTGATACTATAATCAGAAACGGATTAATTTACAACGGAGAGCTCAGAGCTCCTGTTAAAGGAGATATCGCAATAAAGAACGGAAGGATTTCTGCTTTGGGAGATTTGGGCACAAGTGCAGATAAGGTAATTGATGCCGGAGGAAATGTTATCTCCCCGGGATTCATAGATATTCATACCCATACAGATGCCAACATGATGGAGGCCCCTTTGGGAGACAGCAAAATCTACCAGGGAGTAACCCTTGATATAGGAGGTAATTGCGGGGACTCTCCATTCCCTTCATCCAGATGGGAAAATAAAGAGGCGTTTTTTGCCGATTATGCTCGTCAGAGCAGAGGGATTAACTACGGGACCCTGATTGGTCAGGGCACTGTCCGGGGTCGCTTTGTCGGAGATAACGACACGCCCGCTACGGCAGATCAGATTAAAGCAATGGTCTCTTATGTGGAGAGCCAGATGGAGATGGGGGCTGCCGGTATATCCTGCGGACTTGAATATGTCCCGGGATCTTATGCTCCGGAGGCTGAGATTGCTGAGCTGTGTAAAGCTGTTGCAAGACACAACGGCCTTTTTGCAATTCATATGAGAAATGAGGATGACAGGGTAGAGATTGCTCTCGCAGAGGCAATAAGAATTGCAAAAGCCTCAGGGGTGAGGCTCCAGGTCTCACATTTAAAAGCGCAGAATGCAGCCAACTGGCACAAAGCTCCGATGCTCTTAAAGATGATTGAGGATGCTAAGTCCTCAGGAGTGGATATAGCGTTTGACAGATATCCATATATAGCTTTCTCTACGGGGATGTCCACCTTTATTCCTCTTGCAGAGAGACAGGGAACCACAGATGAGATTCTCAAAAGACTTGAATCTCCTGCCATATCTAATAAAATTGGAGAGTACGCCAGATCAAGGTTTGAAAGATTGGGAGGGCCTCAGAATATAGTTATAACCTCTTGCAGGCAGGAGGCTAACAAGAGGTACATAGGGATGAATGTGGCAGATGCCTCGGAGCTCGCCGGTCTGGAGGCTTGGGAATTTGTAAGGAGATTGCTTGTAGAGGAGAGGATAAGTGTGGATATAATCGGCTTTGCAATGAGAGAGGAGAATGTGTCAATGTTCCTGTCGCACCCTCTTGGTATGCCGGCTTCAGACGGAAGCGTATATTCGCCATATGGAAAACTTGGTGAATCGATGCCACATCCGCGCTCTTACGGAACAATGCCGAGATTCTTCGGTAAATATGTCAGGGAGCAGAAACTCATGAATATGGAGACAGCTGTTCATAAGGTAACCGCGTTGCCAGCTTCAAGACTGGCCCTTAAAGAGAGAGGACTTCTGGTCCCCGGATACCATGCTGACATTGTTGTTTTTAATCCGGATACAATTATGGATAAAGCAACATTTGCAAATCCTCATCAGTTCCCTGACGGGATTGAGTATGTTTTTGTAAATGGAGTATTAACACTGGCTAATGGCAAAGGTACAGGAGCTCTGGGCGGAGTGTTACTTTAAGAGTTAATCTCCTCCTCGTGTTTGTCGAATGCCTGTACAATCTTTGTTACAAGCTTGTGCCTTACGATATCCTCCCTTGTAAAGTCTATACGGCAAACCCCTTTAATCTTTCCCAGAAGCTCAGCCCCTTTAAGAAGGCCTGAGTCACTCTTTTTTGGAAGATCAATCTGAGTAGCGTCACCGGTTACTATAAACTTAGAGTTGCCTCCCATTCTGGTCAGAAACATTTTTAGCTGCCCGAATGTTGTGTTTTGAGCCTCGTCGAGTATAACAAAAGCGCTCTCTAAGGTTCTTCCCCTCATATATGCAAGAGGGGCAATCTGAATAATCCCATCCTCCATAAGCATCTCCAGTTTTTTTGGAGGAAGCATATCCCTTAAAGCATCGTATAAAGGCTGAAGGTAGGGGTCCAGCTTCTCCCTAAGATCACCCGGCAGAAAGCCGAGTCTCTCTCCTGCCTCAACAGCAGGTCTGGTAAGGATTAGTTTTTTGACCTCCTTGTTTTTTAATGCTCTTACTGCCAGGGCTATGGCGGTGTATGTCTTTCCCGTTCCGGCAGGACCAATTGCAAAAATAAGGTCGTTTTTGTAATAACTCTCAACCAGCTTTCTCTGATTTTTTGTCCGTGCCCTTATAATTCTCCCTTCGTTGCCAAAGACAATAACATCCTTATCATCATCCTGGACAGCTGACTTATCCAAATGAGATGACTCAAAAAGAGAATTTATATCGTCCTCTGTGAGCCTTGTCCTCTTCATCCTCATCTCAGTAAGGAGAGAGATTTTGCTTTCAAAATTCTTAACATCAGCCGCGCTTCCCTTGAGTAATATTTCTGACCCCCTTGCAACAACAAGCATCTTTGGAAAGTAACTCCTGAGCAAATCAAGCAGTCTGTTATTTATACCATAAATGTCTACTGGATCTATCTCCTCAATAATTATTCTTTTTTCTGTCATCTTTAAGTCTGCTATATTCATTTTTCATTTTAAACCACTCCTCTCTTTTTTTGAACAGGTGAGGAGAGTCAATATACTCTTCAACCGGCAGTATCGTGAAATTCTTCTCAAGAGCACCAGGTCTGGATGTCCAGATTAACTCCCAGTCAGGCTCGGCTAACCTCGTTACTCCTCCCAGCTCCCTTATTATCTTCAATGTAAAT
It includes:
- a CDS encoding PhoH family protein, with translation MTEKRIIIEEIDPVDIYGINNRLLDLLRSYFPKMLVVARGSEILLKGSAADVKNFESKISLLTEMRMKRTRLTEDDINSLFESSHLDKSAVQDDDKDVIVFGNEGRIIRARTKNQRKLVESYYKNDLIFAIGPAGTGKTYTAIALAVRALKNKEVKKLILTRPAVEAGERLGFLPGDLREKLDPYLQPLYDALRDMLPPKKLEMLMEDGIIQIAPLAYMRGRTLESAFVILDEAQNTTFGQLKMFLTRMGGNSKFIVTGDATQIDLPKKSDSGLLKGAELLGKIKGVCRIDFTREDIVRHKLVTKIVQAFDKHEEEINS
- a CDS encoding FISUMP domain-containing protein; its protein translation is MTENKWLRLASLSLMLILAFACKKDEEEDTKLYMEGALVANIPTYLIAGQDLDIKAEGISKPVDSLTYKWFTKGFSVDSLFGSEIIIKAPVKPGDYTISLYITHPRYSTKTQSFNTTVVNPNADTSFGGVVRSDKLFEDNRDGAKYNYATIGTLDWFTFNLNWKGSGKPYLLIEALGELYGRLYTWEEAKTACPEGWRLPDNKDWENLAKELNGGAALAFDGKWAGIGSKVSAKATINSVNMWKYSPNFQYLNQFGWNAIPAGNSTGSYRTFLNRGEYATWWSADQMDNNNGFYRFIYFDSPDFPYNFASKSTFGASVRCVRDASAK
- a CDS encoding D-aminoacylase, with the protein product MSDKISRRGFIKSSLFAGAALGLGFSDITKLRANNRFDTIIRNGLIYNGELRAPVKGDIAIKNGRISALGDLGTSADKVIDAGGNVISPGFIDIHTHTDANMMEAPLGDSKIYQGVTLDIGGNCGDSPFPSSRWENKEAFFADYARQSRGINYGTLIGQGTVRGRFVGDNDTPATADQIKAMVSYVESQMEMGAAGISCGLEYVPGSYAPEAEIAELCKAVARHNGLFAIHMRNEDDRVEIALAEAIRIAKASGVRLQVSHLKAQNAANWHKAPMLLKMIEDAKSSGVDIAFDRYPYIAFSTGMSTFIPLAERQGTTDEILKRLESPAISNKIGEYARSRFERLGGPQNIVITSCRQEANKRYIGMNVADASELAGLEAWEFVRRLLVEERISVDIIGFAMREENVSMFLSHPLGMPASDGSVYSPYGKLGESMPHPRSYGTMPRFFGKYVREQKLMNMETAVHKVTALPASRLALKERGLLVPGYHADIVVFNPDTIMDKATFANPHQFPDGIEYVFVNGVLTLANGKGTGALGGVLL
- a CDS encoding FAD:protein FMN transferase; translation: MIFSKQNLTIFILVVSTAIVAVSCNGVSNYRTIDGFTQGTTFHIVYSGKGDSLNSAVDSILLKIDNSLSVYNDSSLITAVNQNLDVYVDTLFENVFKRSVDIWRESDGAFDISAAPYFEVWGFGKGEKREVTPQMIDSIKAFVGMDKVALSEGKVVKSDNRLTLNVNAIAQGYTADVIAYEFDRRGIDNYLVEVGGEIFCKGVNPSGKRWSVGIDRPEEGNMIQGGDIQTVILLSGRGLATSGNYRKFIEENGVKYSHTINPATGRPVKHNLLSATVIASDAMTADAYATWFMVVGLDRAVEIIESRNDIDALLIYDKDGEFKLYQSKGLEINK